The Lonchura striata isolate bLonStr1 chromosome Z, bLonStr1.mat, whole genome shotgun sequence genome window below encodes:
- the COX7C gene encoding cytochrome c oxidase subunit 7C, mitochondrial — protein MLSAGVRRFATSAIRRSHYEEGPGKNLPFSVDNKWRLLAMMCVFFGSGFGAPFFIVRHQLLKK, from the exons ATGCTGTCCGCCGGTGTCCGCCGCTTCGCCACCTCCGCCATCCGCCGCAGCCACTATGAGGAGGGGCCCGGAAAG aACCTCCCGTTCTCTGTGGACAACAAGTGGCGGCTGCTCGCGATGATGTGTGTGTTCTTTGGGAGTGGATTTGGTGCCCCTTTCTTCATAGTCAGACACCAGCTCCTGAAGAAATGA